Within Streptomyces sp. V4I8, the genomic segment CACGTCGAACCGGATCTGTTTCCAGGTTTCCAGCTTGTCCGGCACCGTTTCCACGAACGCGGCATCCACAAAGTTGATGCTGCGTACGATCTCCAGACGCTCCACCAGCGGCACCACGGGCGCACGGCCCTTGGCGAGCTGTGCCATCTCGTCGGAGACGACTCCGGCGACTAAGTAATCGCAATGACTGCGAGCGCGTCTGAGGATGTTGAGATGGCCGACGTGGAACAGGTCATAGACACCTGGCGCATAGCCCACGATCTGAGGCATGTTGAACTGGAACCCCCATTCGAGATGCGTCCCCATCGCATCGCAGCATGATCAAGCCTTGAATGTCCAGGGAATGCGACATTGCTCCCAAAGGCATTTACGACATTGCTCTCATAGCCGCTGATGAAGTTAGGGTGCACCTGATCTGCTCTCACGCAAGGGATGTGGCATGTTGGAGCACGCGGATTACCAGGAGGAGCCGGAACAGCCTGACCGGCTCGGGCACCGGCGTGTGCTGCTGGTGTCCACGAATTACGCGCCCGAGCGGACGGGGATCGGCCCCTATGCCACACAGATTGCCGAGCACTGGGTCAATGAGGGTAACGAGGTCCATGTATGGGCCGGACTGCCGCACTACCCGGCCTGGCGGATCCACCCGGCCTATGGGCCGGTGTGGCGGGCGGTGGAGGAGCGCAACGGCGTGCTGGTGCACCGTCGCAGACACACTGTCCCGTCGCGGCAGACGGCCCTGCGCCGTGCCCTGTACGAGGCGTCGATTCTTGCGCACGGGCTGGTCGCACCGCCTCTGATGCCCCGGCCCGATGTGGTTCTGGCGCAATTGCCCAGCCTGGCCGGTGCGACGCTGGGAGCGCGCTCGGCCCGCCGCTGGGGTGTGCCGTTCGTGCCGGTCGTACAGGATCTGATGGGGGCGGCGGCCGCCCAGAGCGGCATCCGTGGCGGGGGCCGGATGGCAGCGGTAGCGGAGGCCGTCGAGGCTCATGTGCTGCGCAGGGCCACCCTCGTGGGTGTCATCCATGAGTCTTTCGTGGATCCGGTGGTGGCCATGGGGGTGCCCCGGGACCGGATTCGGGTCGTCCCCAATTGGTCGCATGTTGCTCGTCCCTCCCGTCCGCGAGTCAAGACACGTGCGCTCCTTGGCTGGCCGCAGGAGGGCACGACGATCCTGCACTCGGGGAACATGGGCCTCAAACAGGGTCTGGAAGTCCTGGTGGAGGCGGCCCGGCTGGCCCCCGATGTGCAGGTTGTGCTGATGGGTGAGGGAAATCAGCGTGAGGCGCTGCGGTCCCTGGGCGCCGGGTTGCCCAACCTGCACTTCCTTCCACCGGCCGACGAGGCAGAGTTTCCGAACGTGCTGGCTGCCGCTGATGTGCTGCTGGTCACTCAGCGGGCCTCGGTACTCGACATGAGCATCCCCTCGAAGCTCACTTCCTACTTCGTGACCGGGCGGCCCGTCGTCGCCTCGGTCGCCGCGGAGGGCGGTACGGCGCAGGAGATCCTCAGGTCCCAAGCGGGGCTCGTGGTGAGGCCGGAGGACCCGGGCGCACTGCTGGACGCCGTACGCAAGCTGGCGGAAGACCCCCTCGCGGCCGACGAGTTGGGGGCACATGGCCCTGCGTATGTCGACGCCCACCTCAGCCGTGAGGCGGGTCTGGCCAGGATGACCGCTCTGCTCGACGAGGCCCTCGCAGCAAGGGAAGCACACATATGACGGCGATGACGGAGCAC encodes:
- a CDS encoding adenylyltransferase/cytidyltransferase family protein, whose translation is MPQIVGYAPGVYDLFHVGHLNILRRARSHCDYLVAGVVSDEMAQLAKGRAPVVPLVERLEIVRSINFVDAAFVETVPDKLETWKQIRFDVIFKGDDWRGTPKGDRLERDFATVGVEVVYFPYTAHTSSTQLRQALDALTAPRPPVTPGVSRPVPGTTSP
- a CDS encoding glycosyltransferase family 4 protein — protein: MLEHADYQEEPEQPDRLGHRRVLLVSTNYAPERTGIGPYATQIAEHWVNEGNEVHVWAGLPHYPAWRIHPAYGPVWRAVEERNGVLVHRRRHTVPSRQTALRRALYEASILAHGLVAPPLMPRPDVVLAQLPSLAGATLGARSARRWGVPFVPVVQDLMGAAAAQSGIRGGGRMAAVAEAVEAHVLRRATLVGVIHESFVDPVVAMGVPRDRIRVVPNWSHVARPSRPRVKTRALLGWPQEGTTILHSGNMGLKQGLEVLVEAARLAPDVQVVLMGEGNQREALRSLGAGLPNLHFLPPADEAEFPNVLAAADVLLVTQRASVLDMSIPSKLTSYFVTGRPVVASVAAEGGTAQEILRSQAGLVVRPEDPGALLDAVRKLAEDPLAADELGAHGPAYVDAHLSREAGLARMTALLDEALAAREAHI